One window of Triticum dicoccoides isolate Atlit2015 ecotype Zavitan chromosome 5A, WEW_v2.0, whole genome shotgun sequence genomic DNA carries:
- the LOC119298142 gene encoding cupincin-like → MKSAVRSPWLVLAIVLSLCLSLSFASWDAEDVGRGSRRWQEGGDEGRSGGSGRPYHFGQESYREWAKSRHGHFKVLERFDHELLRGSIGDYRVAYLDAAPRAFLQPSHHDADEIAFVREGEGVLVLLRNGKRESFCIREGDVIVIPAGSIVYSANTHRSKWLRVVMLINPVSTPGRFQEFFLIGSGDERPQSFLSVFSDEVIQAALNTRREDVDRVFESKSKGEGEIYEASEEQIRELSRSCSRGGRGGGGSGSEKEDIQPRSLTGEKPRYSNKHGRFHQITGDQCHHLRKLDMDVTLVNITRGSMTALKYTTRSTRIYVVVEGRDGYFEMACPHISSSGRSERREHEQEREREHGQGRRSEEREREQGRGRRSEEREQEQGRQEEEQGHGREQEKSRGYRQVRAQIKVGSVIVLPAGHPATFVAGNDGNLALLSFGVGANNDEEVFVTGGNSVLKQLDEAAKALAFPQQARELADRVIRAQPESVFVAGPQQQRRVADM, encoded by the exons ATGAAGTCCGCAGTAAGATCACCATGGCTAGTGCTAGCCATCGTCCTCTCCCTCTGCCTCTCCCTCTCGTTCGCGTCGTGGGATGCCGAGGACGTAGGCAGGGGTAGTAGGAGGTGGCAAGAAGGGGGCGACGAAGGGCGGTCCGGCGGAAGTGGCCGGCCGTACCACTTCGGCCAGGAGAGCTACCGGGAGTGGGCCAAGTCGCGGCACGGCCACTTTAAGGTGCTGGAGCGGTTCGACCACGAGCTGCTCCGGGGTTCCATCGGCGACTACCGCGTCGCGTACCTGGACGCGGCGCCGCGCGCGTTCCTGCAGCCCAGTCACCACGACGCAgacgagatcgccttcgtcagggaAGGCGAGGGCGTGCTCGTGTTGCTGAGGAACGGGAAGCGGGAGTCGTTCTGCATCAGGGAGGGCGACGTCATCGTGATCCCGGCCGGATCCATCGTGTACTCCGCCAACACGCACCGGTCCAAATGGCTCCGCGTCGTCATGCTCATCAACCCCGTCTCCACGCCGGGCCGCTTCCAG GAGTTCTTCCTTATTGGATCTGGAGACGAGCGCCCGCAGTCCTTCTTGAGCGTCTTCAGCGACGAGGTTATCCAGGCCGCATTAAAC ACTCGGCGGGAGGATGTGGACAGAGTGTTTGAGAGCAAAAGCAAGGGTGAGGGTGAGATATATGAGGCGTCGGAGGAGCAGATACGGGAGCTGAGCAGGTCGTGCTCCAggggaggacgcggcggcggcgggtcggGTTCCGAGAAGGAGGACATCCAGCCGCGCAGCCTCACCGGCGAGAAGCCACGCTACTCGAACAAGCACGGCAGGTTCCACCAGATCACCGGAGACCAGTGCCACCACCTCCGCAAGCTCGACATGGATGTCACCCTCGTCAACATCACCCGG gGCTCGATGACGGCACTGAAGTACACCACCCGGTCGACCAGGATCTACGTCGTCGTGGAGGGGCGCGACGGCTACTTCGAGATGGCGTGCCCGCACATCTCCAGCTCCGGCCGTTCTGAACGCCGTGAGCACGAGCAAGAGCGCGAGCGCGAGCACGGGCAGGGCAGGAGGAGCGAGGAGCGCGAGCGTGAGCAGGGGCGGGGCAGGAGGAGCGAGGAGCGCGAGCAGGAGCAGGGAAGGCAGGAGGAGGAGCAGGGCCACGGCCGGGAGCAGGAGAAATCGAGGGGCTACAGGCAGGTGAGGGCCCAGATCAAGGTGGGGTCGGTGATCGTGCTCCCCGCGGGCCACCCGGCGACGTTCGTGGCCGGGAACGACGGGAACCTCGCCCTGCTGTCCTTCGGCGTGGGCGCCAACAACGACGAGGAGGTGTTCGTGACCGGCGGGAACAGCGTCCTGAAGCAGCTGGACGAGGCGGCCAAGGCGCTGGCGTTCCCCCAGCAGGCGAGGGAGCTGGCGGACAGGGTCATCCGCGCGCAGCCGGAGTCCGTGTTCGTCGCCGGCCCGCAGCAGCAGCGCCGCGTCGCCGACATGTGA